CCAAACATGACGATGAACACTACAACTACAACCGACCCAAGCCCACTGTTTGACACGACAGACGCTTTGTTCACCAAGGGAGGGCTTGCACCAAAAGATCCTAGTCCTGTCGAGTCAGGGTTTCCGAAGCTAAACCCTGATGGCGGAGATTGTATTCTGTAATATCCAACCAAAAGACGGTTAATAATTTACCAACAGTCCAACGTACTCATCTTTATAAAGTAAAAAGATAGCAAGTAACACGTCACCCTGGAAACGTTGGCCCTGCAGTAGGCAAGGATGTTGCAGGAGCAGCAGGCAAAGATGTTGGATTAACGGGCGTCTGGGTTATTGCCGGTGTAGGTGAAGATGATGACGATGACGACGAAGGGTAGACGCATGAACCTGTGCCTGTATTTAAATGAGTAAAGTCATTATGATATCATACAACTAGAGACCACAGTTTTATGAACGGGTCGTATATCatttcaaacgggtcaaataaaaaaatgatCAAATGAGTTAATCCCAAAGCGTAAACTTATTACCTTAAACCACGATTTAGAGATTCTAGTTATAGCGATATTAATAAAATATGGTCTATACATATTGCATCAAgtaataataaatattaaaactaaaataaatatttgaaatgatgaaagaatATATTACTTGGATTGGTGGTGGTTATAGCAGCAGCACCCCCAAAATCACAACTTGTGGGTAGGGGGTTCTTTTGGTAATAACTGTTGAAAGCATAAGACGCGTGGTTCTGAAGAGTAGCTGGTTCATAACAGCTGGAACCCTGCTGAATGGTGGCACAATCAGCTCCGCCAATCCCACACGCATAATCTAGAGCCGACTGCAATGCCGTTTCTGAAGCTCCATTCTTTGCTATGCACCAGGTCTGTCCTCGACCGGATGCTGTTGGTTGATTTGTACTTGGGGTGGTAACGGGGTTGGTGATTGGCACAGGTGGATTTACTGGATTAGTGGCGGGGTTGGTGATCGGGACAGGTGGATTTATGGGATTGGTGGCGGGGTTGATACCGGGCACAGTTATGATTCCTGGTGCGGTGTTGACTGCAGGAGTGGTGACTGGATTGGTTATTGAAGTGGAGGGTAAGGCTGTGGTTGGGGGGTCAATTGAGTCGAATTCTGTTTGGATATATTCGACTAGCGCTCTGTGAATAGAAGGGAACAACGGCTCTTTCCGCCAAACAACTTCAACATCTTTTGCATGAGGAAGAGGAGTGTCTGTGCTTGTAACTGTCAATACCAGGGGTGCACTTgttaaataagaaaaagaaaagaaagaataaGGTATTCACATTAAGGAATGCAAAGATCTGAGATGACACAAAAACACGACAAGGACCTAACACTAACTCCGTGGGTTTGGATTTACCCCATATGAGTTCGGGTTAGTTTCAGGTCAAACCCGCGGACACGTGCTGCTAAATAGATTGTGTTTGTGGGTTGACCCCTTTAACCcgttatatttttataattttaggAAAACAATAATACTATTTGATAACTTAAACTGAATGGGTATTTATATCAAAacttaaaacaaaattattttaaatacatttgtattttttttgttagATTTGTGATTTTAGAATATTGATATGCgcaaaaaagtaaaataaaataaaattttcgGGTTAAAGAGGTTGTGTTTGTGTCCACCCGCAAAAACTCATGTTGTGTTCGGGTTCATGTGTCTTGCATGATTTGCGGAAGATCCCACCTAGAAATTGGATTCGAGTAGAGGTGGCTCTTTGACCCATTTACCTATAATGGGTCGATTTGGATTATCTTTTATCTCTAATAGGGTCAAATGGAAATCATACGATTTAACTATTAAGGAAGCGGGTCAAAGAGTAAATGGGTTGAAAGTCATCCAAAGTGTACTTATAATATGACAAAAGAGCCATCCTAAATCACTCTATTAACAAAAGATAATCCAGTTTAGTAAAAAtactgtttttatatttttttttgcacATTAACAACTACAAACCCAAGTTGAAATTAAAGACTGCAAGAGTAGTAAGAGAGAAAAAAACAAGATTTTAAACAATTTCAATTGCTAAGAAAGTGACATTAGGGTTTATGTTACACATTTGTGGCTCCCAGTATGCCGGTAAGAGGCAGAGCTTGAACGAAAACTAAGTGGGGTCGGACTCttaaaaatccaaaattttacactacaaaaaaaaaaaaatattcggTAAAATTAACACTACGAGTGAAAAATCGGTAGGGGCCGGGGCACCCCAGGGCCTAAATAAAACTGTGCTCCAGGTTTGTCACGATTTACTTCATCGGAATGAATCTTAGCGCGCAGTAAAACAGGATCAACAATTTAGATACCAAAACGCCAAAGGCTCCAAACTAAGCCGTGCGCTCTTGGTTACTTTGAATATCTTTTTTTGGGAGTGCCTCAACGATTAAGGAAATGTGAGTGCAGCTGTGCAGGTACCCCACTCGTTGGGAGTTAGGGTCACTCCCTAGATGAGTTCATGGCAAGACAAAACCAGTTCCCATGATCAAACGTGGGACGAAATGTCTGATCCGAGAACGCTACACCGCGTTGTTTTTACTGGCCAACaaaatcaatcccgagcactctcgaggcacccactggacaaacggagtactctgaGAGTAACCCAAGTCCaacaccaattccggggaaaatcCGGTAACCcgcccgcccgtaggcacgacagtcggtaaaacccgtttggctcaaggatccaacccaggtttccctgggtctcctatcattgcccaccagtgtcTCACTCTGTACCAAGttacctgcatctctcaagagaaatgcaaccttccaccacttgatctagaaaCGCCTTTTGACAACCATTATAAAAGGTTACAGATCCATGACACAAACCATGTTCTTTCAATATTACAAACTAAACCACCACTAACTTACATAACACATATACACCAAGTAACACAATTAAGCAACACTATTACATATATAAACAATGCAACTATGTAAGCATTTAAACTCAACATATCTAATGATCACAACAGTTACCTGTCTTGCACAAAAGCTGGAACAAGAAGAACAACAGGCTACTTTGATAAGTTCCTTTAGCcatgattattattattgttcagACACACAGGATCAGCTTGATGGTTGATGAGAAGTGGATGGATTTAATTAAGTGGGATCTGCAAAACAAAACAGTGCTGTTTTAACAGAAGATGTGAGCAGTGGTACCAGAAAGACAGCCATTGGAGAGTGTGAAAAGTGAGGATGGTGATGAAAAAAGTGGATAAAAGGGTGGAGAAAGCAAAAGATGAGAAGAATATGAGAATATGTTGTGTTGGTTATTGTTGTGGCATCAATGTGCTCTAACATCTTTATCAAATAGCTTTTATTTGGATGCATAATAATTAAGAATATATAGTTTCTTGTTTTTTATGTGATTtatataaaatcataatttgtatCTCATATATACTTACTTATATATATCATACGCTTTTATTAGAACATTTATATGCTTTCATTTTTAATATCAAAAAGAAAGGACAAAAGAGTGTTTTTTAAATTAGGTAATGTTACATTTTTAACATGATAAGTTTTACCTAAAAAAAGTATAACCATCCAAACTTGTCAAAAAGAAATTAATGATAAATTAGGCGACCAAGAGTTGGTGCAAGCACGATTTAAATTGAATTTTCCTTTTTTGAGTGACCAGCTCACTTTTAGGTTGCTGATGTGAATTGTTACAAATGCTAGATGCACACCCACTAGTCATTATATCAAATCCACGAGTCatacatatataattatatagCATATTTAAACGGTTGTATACCTCTATATGGGCATATACCATGACGTTGCCTGCCTTATACCGTACCATATAAGACCTTCTACGGGGTATATGGTAATAAATGCTATGTGCAGGCTTATAGACTAACATACAATGCCATATATGTGAGTTTATCAACAAATCGTACACTTATTTAGTGCCGTATAGCATCAAATTAATATAGGGGGTTAATCACTAATGCAAATGGTGTGTATATTCCCTCTTCTATTTAAAACACTTGATATCTTATAGATGTAGTAAACAAGAGAGTATATAACACCACAGCATAACTTTTAATAGATTTAAATTATAACGTTGCTAAACATCATTTCATACTCAAATAAGTATGTATAAATATCATACTTATAGGGTAAAAAACAGttacatttaaaaaatataaatatatctaTAAGGACATATGTGTTTGAGAGCTACTTAACTACTCTATTTCACATAGCAATGTAGCATACATAACACAATACAAGTAGTACTTCGGCTAAAATGCTCATCAAAATCAAAATACTTTTTTTATGACAAGTTAAAAATAAATGGTATTACATATTTACATTAAGTTGTCATTTAAGAAGGATTTAATTGATGGAGTTTTGTTAAGGCCTTTGTTTGATTATTTAATTTCTTCAAACAGtacaaaagaaaaaagaaaaaaacaaagatAAAGAAGATGCATCAATTTACAACCTAAAAGAAAGTTTGATGTATGGGTGTTTGGGACAACATACTAAAGTTGTCAATTTGTGGATATGGTGtgacacacatacacatacatataaaCAATACCATCTTTTAAAGTTGAAACACAAAAAGAGTCCAAATTAACTTGACTCTTTCATAATCATCTGCTGTTAAATATTCTTGTTATACATCACTTCAAACTCTATCAATTAAGTCACTAAATTATTGGCACAAAGATGGGAGAAACTGACAGTCTCACACAAAATAAACAATATCACTCACTACTACACGAGGCTTAATATGACCTAGTTAAAATAGCTAGTGAAACCCGAAAACAATTTGGATTGGACTGTATATTGAGGAGATCGATTAGACGACTATCATATAACCAGATAACCATGTCTGATAAGGTAATAGAACCCGATTTTAAACAAATAATCATACTCTAAAAAATGTCTATTAACATAATAACTTCAATTAATAATCTAAAAAAATGCCTCTTAACATAATctatatttataaattataataaatcaaaaccatcttaGACCACATGGCTTTCTTTTAAGCAATTAATTATCATGTATCATTATTATACTTCTTATTATTTTACTTTAAAAGGGAAAACGCAATACTTTAGTTGCTCTTTTTCTCATAAATTTTAAAGTAGTTAGACTTTCCTTTTTGTGTCGATCATTTCCTTTTGAATGTGATTACAAATCACAAATCTTAATAAATACACTTAAAAATACAATAACCTTTTAAAATATAATCTATAATTGTAACTAATATAAACAGACTTGTATATATTTACGCAATcaatatagtttaaattgttttttttttgtttaagtaaattaatttaataattattaccttttatgtatttttataattattattttattaatgaaATCTTGAATGATAACTAAACACCATTTCCATATTTAAAATGTTTGAATatctaataaataaataacaatttGATATTTAGCAAATGATTATTAATAAAAGTTAAACATAATCACTATCAAAGGTTTGATTGTAGTTAAAAGAATCACTTTTTGCTCATGACAGTTGTATGTGACACTATAAAAAAAGACACAAAGTCAAGTTACTAATATTAGACGAAGatgaaaaatgttaaaaaataagACGACAAATGTGGTGTACAAAGAAATATCAGAGATTTATAGATTGCTTATATGTCTGTTACTTAGCAATGAGGTTGGTGACCCATTGACAAAGAC
The Helianthus annuus cultivar XRQ/B chromosome 6, HanXRQr2.0-SUNRISE, whole genome shotgun sequence genome window above contains:
- the LOC110930656 gene encoding PLASMODESMATA CALLOSE-BINDING PROTEIN 1, with the protein product MAKGTYQSSLLFFLFQLLCKTVTSTDTPLPHAKDVEVVWRKEPLFPSIHRALVEYIQTEFDSIDPPTTALPSTSITNPVTTPAVNTAPGIITVPGINPATNPINPPVPITNPATNPVNPPVPITNPVTTPSTNQPTASGRGQTWCIAKNGASETALQSALDYACGIGGADCATIQQGSSCYEPATLQNHASYAFNSYYQKNPLPTSCDFGGAAAITTTNPSTGSCVYPSSSSSSSSPTPAITQTPVNPTSLPAAPATSLPTAGPTFPGIQSPPSGFSFGNPDSTGLGSFGASPPLVNKASVVSNSGLGSVVVVVFIVMFGVFGC